Proteins encoded within one genomic window of Thunnus maccoyii chromosome 22, fThuMac1.1, whole genome shotgun sequence:
- the LOC121889543 gene encoding lymphocyte antigen 75-like isoform X3, with translation MKWTEAQTYCRETYTDLATIENTEDMNQLINTVPSASQVWIGLYSNIDWKWSDGYRGSGAEYKNWENLDDNEPDFGGGQFCVNIGNSGRWWDDGCAIEYPFICYNGTQLDPEFVYMSERMTWSNAQRYCRKNFIDLATVRNNTENQQIHNLVLTKDWTWIGLYRDPDSFLYNWSDGSPYSLTTWGDKHSVSGSLRSMMCGVQESNQWTFMSCEERFPFVCYSIPVPVKRWVVKLRMKVQDSSVDLNDPAVKANILKKFQDRLKEQGVSGVTLKWREQHDGKVFHKEGKEEKKKKRKKTEL, from the exons ATGAAGTGGACTGAAGCTCAGACCTACTGCAGAGAGACATACACAGACCTGGCCACcattgaaaacactgaagacatGAACCAACTCATCAACACAGTTCCATCTGCTAGTCAGGTCTGGATTGGTCTGTACAGTAACATTGATTGGAAGTGGTCAGATGGGTACAGAGGGAGTGGAGCTGAATATAAGAACTGGGAGAATCTTGATGACAATGAGCCAGACTTTGGCGGGGGTCAGTTTTGCGTGAACATTGGAAACAGTGGAAGATGGTGGGATGATGGTTGTGCAATTGAATATCCATTCATCTGTTATAATG GAACACAGCTGGATCCTGAATTTGTTTATATGAGTGAAAGAATGACCTGGTCCAATGCTCAGAGGTACTGCAGGAAGAACTTCATAGACCTGGCCACTGTGAGGAACAACACTGAGAACCAGCAGATCCACAACTTGGTGCTGACGAAAGACTGGACATGGATCGGCCTGTACAGAGATCCTGACTCCTTCCTTTATAACTGGTCTGATGGCAGTCCCTACTCACTCACCACATGGGGTGATAAACATTCAGTTTCAGGATCACTCAGATCAATGATGTGTGGTGTGCAGGAATCAAACCAATGGACATTTATGTCCTGTGAAGAGAGATTTCCATTTGTCTGCTACAGCATCCCTG TACCAGTAAAGAGGTGGGTAGTTAAGCTGAGGATGAAGGTGCAGGACTCCTCTGTGGATCTCAATGACCCTGCTGTGAAAGCAAACATCCTGAAAAAG ttccaggacagactgaaGGAGCAAGGAGTGAGTGGAGTCACCCTGAAGTGGAGAGAACAGCATGATGGGAAAGTCTTCCACaaggagggaaaagaagagaagaagaaaaaaagaaagaagactgagctctga
- the LOC121889543 gene encoding secretory phospholipase A2 receptor-like isoform X2, with translation MMERILLGVLYLSGWSIFSTCRLHQYHFVAQRMKWTEAQTYCRETYTDLVTIENTEDMNQLINTASSAGYNSQVWIGLYRVIDWKWSDGYRGSGAEYRDWRSGYPYLSINVHCVLTGRGHVWWDYYCERDYKFVCYNGTQLDPEFFFVNQPMNWSNAQRYCRENFIDLATVRNNTESREVKNLVPWADYAWIGLYRDADSFLYNWSDGSPYSLTTWGDKHSVSGSLRSMMCGVQESNQWTFKSCEERFPFVCYSIPVPVKRWVVKLRMKVQDSSVDLNDPAVKANILKKFQDRLKEQGVSGVTLKWREQHDGKVFHKEGKEEKKKKRKKTEL, from the exons ATGATGGAAAGGATCTTGCTGGGTGTCCTGTATCTCTCAg GCTGGTCCATCTTCTCCACATGTCGTCTCCATCAGTACCACTTTGTTGCTCAACGCATGAAGTGGACTGAAGCTCAGACCTACTGCAGAGAGACATACACAGACCTGGTCACcattgaaaacactgaagacatGAACCAACTCATCAACACAGCTTCATCTGCTGGTTACAACAGTCAGGTCTGGATTGGCCTGTACAGAGTCATTGATTGGAAGTGGTCAGATGGGTACAGAGGGAGTGGAGCTGAATATAGGGACTGGAGATCAGGTTATCCATACTTATCGATTAATGTTCACTGTGTACTCACTGGACGTGGTCACGTATGGTGGGATTATTATTGTGAAAGAGATTATAAATTCGTCTGTTATAATG GAACACAGCTGGAtcctgaatttttttttgtgaatcaaCCAATGAACTGGTCCAATGCTCAGAGGTACTGCAGGGAGAACTTCATAGACCTGGCCACTGTGAGGAACAACACTGAGAGCCGGGAGGTCAAGAATTTGGTGCCTTGGGCAGACTATGCATGGATCGGCCTGTACAGAGATGCTGACTCCTTCCTTTATAACTGGTCTGATGGCAGTCCCTACTCACTCACCACATGGGGTGATAAACATTCAGTTTCAGGATCACTCAGATCAATGATGTGTGGTGTGCAGGAATCAAACCAATGGACATTCAAGTCCTGTGAAGAGAGGTTTCCATTTGTCTGCTACAGCATCCCTG TACCAGTAAAGAGGTGGGTAGTTAAGCTGAGGATGAAGGTGCAGGACTCCTCTGTGGATCTCAATGACCCTGCTGTGAAAGCAAACATCCTGAAAAAG ttccaggacagactgaaGGAGCAAGGAGTGAGTGGAGTCACCCTGAAGTGGAGAGAACAGCATGATGGGAAAGTCTTCCACaaggagggaaaagaagagaagaagaaaaaaagaaagaagactgagctctga
- the LOC121889543 gene encoding secretory phospholipase A2 receptor-like isoform X1: MLESPHMLKSGVFLTGWSIFSTCRLHQYHFVAQRMKWTEAQTYCRETYTDLVTIENTEDMNQLINTASSAGYNSQVWIGLYRVIDWKWSDGYRGSGAEYRDWRSGYPYLSINVHCVLTGRGHVWWDYYCERDYKFVCYNGTQLDPEFFFVNQPMNWSNAQRYCRENFIDLATVRNNTESREVKNLVPWADYAWIGLYRDADSFLYNWSDGSPYSLTTWGDKHSVSGSLRSMMCGVQESNQWTFKSCEERFPFVCYSIPVPVKRWVVKLRMKVQDSSVDLNDPAVKANILKKFQDRLKEQGVSGVTLKWREQHDGKVFHKEGKEEKKKKRKKTEL, encoded by the exons ATGTTAGAGTCACCTCACATGTTAAAAAGTGGTGTTTTCCTCACAGGCTGGTCCATCTTCTCCACATGTCGTCTCCATCAGTACCACTTTGTTGCTCAACGCATGAAGTGGACTGAAGCTCAGACCTACTGCAGAGAGACATACACAGACCTGGTCACcattgaaaacactgaagacatGAACCAACTCATCAACACAGCTTCATCTGCTGGTTACAACAGTCAGGTCTGGATTGGCCTGTACAGAGTCATTGATTGGAAGTGGTCAGATGGGTACAGAGGGAGTGGAGCTGAATATAGGGACTGGAGATCAGGTTATCCATACTTATCGATTAATGTTCACTGTGTACTCACTGGACGTGGTCACGTATGGTGGGATTATTATTGTGAAAGAGATTATAAATTCGTCTGTTATAATG GAACACAGCTGGAtcctgaatttttttttgtgaatcaaCCAATGAACTGGTCCAATGCTCAGAGGTACTGCAGGGAGAACTTCATAGACCTGGCCACTGTGAGGAACAACACTGAGAGCCGGGAGGTCAAGAATTTGGTGCCTTGGGCAGACTATGCATGGATCGGCCTGTACAGAGATGCTGACTCCTTCCTTTATAACTGGTCTGATGGCAGTCCCTACTCACTCACCACATGGGGTGATAAACATTCAGTTTCAGGATCACTCAGATCAATGATGTGTGGTGTGCAGGAATCAAACCAATGGACATTCAAGTCCTGTGAAGAGAGGTTTCCATTTGTCTGCTACAGCATCCCTG TACCAGTAAAGAGGTGGGTAGTTAAGCTGAGGATGAAGGTGCAGGACTCCTCTGTGGATCTCAATGACCCTGCTGTGAAAGCAAACATCCTGAAAAAG ttccaggacagactgaaGGAGCAAGGAGTGAGTGGAGTCACCCTGAAGTGGAGAGAACAGCATGATGGGAAAGTCTTCCACaaggagggaaaagaagagaagaagaaaaaaagaaagaagactgagctctga